Proteins encoded by one window of Ulvibacter sp. MAR_2010_11:
- the mscL gene encoding large conductance mechanosensitive channel protein MscL, with protein sequence MLKEFKNFIMTGNVIDLAVAVILAGAVGAVVAGFTNDIMMPIVGHFTGGVDFSDLKVVLAEAVVAADGSVEKPENAIMWGKWVNAIINLVIVGFVLFMIVKAYNKTKKPVEEAPAAPAGPTTEELLVEIRDELRKK encoded by the coding sequence ATGTTAAAAGAATTTAAGAATTTTATTATGACCGGCAACGTTATCGATTTAGCGGTTGCTGTTATTCTTGCCGGAGCAGTAGGTGCTGTTGTCGCAGGATTTACTAACGATATCATGATGCCGATTGTGGGTCATTTTACCGGAGGAGTTGACTTTTCCGACTTAAAAGTGGTACTTGCAGAAGCAGTTGTAGCTGCCGATGGATCTGTTGAAAAACCGGAGAACGCCATCATGTGGGGAAAATGGGTAAATGCTATCATTAATTTAGTGATTGTTGGATTTGTATTATTCATGATTGTGAAAGCTTACAATAAAACCAAAAAGCCGGTTGAAGAGGCTCCAGCAGCACCTGCCGGACCAACTACCGAAGAATTATTGGTTGAAATTCGTGACGAATTGAGAAAAAAATAA